From candidate division WOR-3 bacterium, a single genomic window includes:
- a CDS encoding ABC transporter ATP-binding protein, whose translation MLAIKNLKKLYGKTLALDGIDLEIPEGNIFAFIGPNGAGKTTTIKILATLLLPSAGEIHVKGIDLLREPNKIKKIIGYIPDTPFLYDKLSGREFLQFVASLFSVERKTFNIKFSELDEYLSFGEWIDDLVESYSHGMKQRVAIASSLIHDPYLLLIDEPMVGLDPLSAKKVKDLFKEYASRGNIIFLSTHTLSLAEDIADIVGVINKGRLIRKGFTEDLKSKKESNLEEIFLKMIAEQT comes from the coding sequence ATGCTTGCAATTAAAAATCTCAAAAAATTATACGGAAAAACTCTCGCTTTGGACGGAATAGATCTTGAAATTCCTGAAGGCAATATTTTCGCTTTTATAGGACCCAACGGAGCAGGCAAGACGACGACAATTAAAATTCTGGCGACTCTTTTACTGCCGAGCGCCGGTGAAATCCACGTAAAGGGTATCGACCTCTTGAGAGAACCCAACAAAATAAAAAAAATAATCGGTTACATCCCCGACACGCCGTTTCTCTACGATAAATTGTCGGGTAGAGAATTTTTGCAATTTGTAGCGTCTCTTTTCTCGGTCGAAAGAAAAACTTTTAATATAAAATTCTCCGAATTAGACGAATACCTTTCTTTTGGAGAATGGATTGACGATCTTGTTGAAAGCTATTCTCATGGAATGAAACAGCGCGTGGCGATAGCATCTTCTTTGATACACGACCCTTATCTTCTTCTGATAGACGAACCAATGGTCGGACTAGATCCTCTTTCTGCAAAAAAAGTCAAAGACCTTTTTAAAGAATACGCTTCAAGAGGGAACATAATATTTCTTTCGACCCATACTCTCTCTCTGGCCGAAGACATAGCCGATATCGTGGGAGTGATCAACAAAGGCAGACTGATTCGCAAAGGATTTACTGAAGATTTAAAATCCAAAAAAGAATCGAATCTAGAAGAAATATTTCTAAAAATGATTGCCGAACAGACATGA
- a CDS encoding LysM peptidoglycan-binding domain-containing protein: protein MKSILKALLMFAFFSSVITQVLTGLTHTVKLGETLTSISRMYGVSVSRIKDANNLSSDMIVEGQRLSIPSNSSGTGDLYVVKSGETLSGLARRFETTVEAIKRANGLSSDLIREGQRLAIPGRYPPPSQNNNSGQSRPPVNLNIIVPPEEKMPRPIVIDMSIVFPAPSMGAVEQIDTATETGNVYNVLNTAKTELIQSILNSAISYLGSPYVYGATGEGGFDCSGLVYRVYADNGIDLPRTVTDMESAGIEAPKDSLMPGDILIFEDPKHAGIYLGSGRFIHSSSYRNRGVIISSLERESYSTRFVKARRIVF, encoded by the coding sequence TTGAAAAGCATACTTAAAGCACTATTAATGTTTGCGTTTTTTTCGTCGGTTATTACCCAGGTGTTGACTGGTTTGACCCACACTGTCAAACTTGGAGAAACCTTGACTTCTATTTCGAGAATGTATGGAGTTTCAGTTTCGCGCATAAAGGATGCCAACAACTTGAGTTCGGACATGATAGTCGAGGGTCAGAGATTGTCGATTCCTTCTAACTCTTCGGGGACTGGGGATTTATATGTCGTCAAAAGCGGCGAGACTCTCTCTGGTTTGGCTCGCAGATTCGAGACGACAGTGGAGGCAATAAAAAGAGCTAACGGCCTTTCTTCGGATTTAATAAGAGAAGGACAGCGCTTGGCGATACCCGGCAGGTATCCGCCACCTTCACAGAACAACAATTCCGGACAAAGCAGGCCACCCGTGAATTTGAACATTATCGTCCCTCCAGAGGAAAAGATGCCCCGACCGATAGTAATCGATATGTCGATTGTGTTCCCTGCACCTTCAATGGGGGCTGTGGAGCAAATTGATACTGCGACAGAAACTGGCAACGTGTACAATGTCTTGAATACCGCCAAAACCGAATTAATACAATCTATTTTAAACAGCGCCATATCATACCTTGGGTCACCCTACGTCTACGGAGCCACAGGCGAAGGAGGTTTTGACTGCAGCGGACTCGTATACAGAGTCTACGCTGACAACGGAATCGATTTGCCAAGAACCGTCACCGATATGGAGAGCGCAGGTATAGAAGCACCGAAAGACTCTTTGATGCCTGGGGATATTTTAATTTTCGAAGACCCGAAACACGCTGGAATATATCTCGGATCTGGCCGCTTCATTCACTCTTCTTCTTACAGGAACAGAGGGGTTATTATCAGTTCTTTGGAGAGAGAGAGTTATTCAACGCGTTTTGTCAAAGCGAGAAGAATAGTTTTTTAA
- a CDS encoding TonB family protein — protein MEEIRLAIVVQQQGKRRHFVVEKDLVTIGKSDDCEIVFQEDIQGLEKKHTLFSYNSLSNSYELCIKPEVFRGWVKIGEEEISVKDLALRTKVRKEGDQVILPLQPTSRGRIQVGTTVIGYGFQSFSKPSEKKTSENIPAPSLGWVEVIKSGSLKKYIVKRNQVFLVGNTARSAIKDASFERELRLFSNSGSGFFLTLTPGFIGVLNKNGERIRIDEDTFAKDGTIEKKFSIAQGDRADLKYKNSFIVRLGVREEIIPKEVQKELAAPPPPEEKQQQIEKEPGKPKWGRFNNRPHDRVTVGEDEKDRRQFVIFDFTVVLFWLLWMVYAYTVKVQAMNIDIATAEETLKRLEESDLLDVSMSEDIESLRRGTLGVTTGGEGTGEGDGSGSGSGSGSGSGSGSGAGGSVGQGGQTSRVARGLRVLGVGSGPSTGPMGLGGGDASIQDLLAGGASLSGVSGGAASAAGGAGGLGGGVTGTVGVTGGTEISTGTATGGDLQHQRVAGVRGGSIADLTGSAATSGARDAADVRRTIVRYQGRLKYFYEKELEVNPSLQGKIVVRITISEEGFVSNVSLVSSTLGSPSLEQQIISAISGWSFGAIDPGGGSFTFTVPFNFYSQ, from the coding sequence ATGGAAGAGATCAGACTTGCAATAGTTGTTCAGCAGCAAGGCAAGCGGAGACATTTCGTCGTCGAGAAAGATCTCGTGACCATAGGCAAGAGCGATGATTGTGAGATAGTTTTTCAAGAAGACATACAAGGCCTTGAAAAAAAGCACACTCTTTTTTCCTATAACAGTTTGAGCAACTCTTACGAGTTGTGCATCAAACCGGAGGTTTTCAGGGGTTGGGTGAAAATCGGTGAAGAAGAAATTTCAGTGAAAGATTTGGCTCTCAGAACCAAAGTCCGAAAAGAAGGCGATCAAGTTATTCTTCCTCTGCAGCCGACGAGCAGAGGTAGAATTCAGGTCGGAACCACGGTAATAGGTTACGGATTTCAATCTTTCTCAAAACCTTCCGAGAAAAAAACTTCCGAGAATATCCCCGCTCCCTCCTTAGGTTGGGTAGAAGTAATAAAGAGCGGGAGTCTAAAAAAGTATATAGTCAAAAGAAATCAAGTGTTTCTCGTCGGAAATACAGCGCGCTCCGCGATAAAAGATGCTTCATTTGAAAGGGAATTAAGGCTTTTTTCAAATTCAGGGAGCGGATTCTTTCTAACTTTAACTCCGGGTTTCATCGGTGTTTTAAATAAAAACGGAGAAAGAATAAGAATCGACGAAGACACTTTCGCCAAAGACGGGACAATAGAGAAAAAATTCAGCATCGCACAGGGAGACAGGGCGGACCTTAAATACAAAAACAGTTTCATTGTCCGACTCGGAGTCAGAGAAGAAATAATCCCGAAAGAAGTTCAAAAAGAACTTGCGGCACCTCCGCCGCCTGAAGAAAAACAACAACAAATAGAAAAAGAGCCGGGTAAACCTAAGTGGGGAAGGTTTAACAACAGGCCGCATGACAGGGTTACAGTTGGAGAGGATGAAAAGGACAGACGGCAATTCGTGATATTTGATTTCACGGTAGTTTTATTTTGGTTGCTATGGATGGTTTACGCCTACACTGTCAAAGTTCAAGCCATGAATATTGATATTGCCACAGCCGAAGAGACTCTAAAAAGGCTCGAAGAAAGCGACTTGCTCGACGTCTCCATGTCCGAAGACATCGAGAGCCTCAGAAGGGGCACTCTGGGAGTTACAACCGGAGGGGAGGGCACTGGTGAGGGCGACGGCTCAGGTTCTGGCTCTGGGTCAGGAAGCGGCTCGGGCAGCGGCAGCGGCGCGGGAGGATCTGTCGGACAAGGAGGGCAGACCTCGAGAGTGGCGAGAGGATTGAGGGTTTTGGGAGTAGGATCCGGACCATCTACGGGGCCCATGGGCCTGGGAGGAGGGGACGCTAGCATACAGGATCTTCTCGCAGGAGGAGCTTCTCTTTCCGGAGTTTCTGGTGGAGCCGCTTCAGCCGCCGGAGGCGCGGGAGGTCTTGGTGGTGGGGTGACGGGAACAGTTGGCGTCACTGGAGGGACTGAGATTTCAACCGGAACTGCGACTGGAGGAGACCTGCAGCACCAAAGGGTCGCGGGAGTCAGAGGCGGTTCGATCGCGGATTTAACCGGATCAGCAGCTACATCGGGCGCGAGGGATGCGGCCGACGTAAGAAGAACTATCGTGAGGTACCAGGGAAGGTTAAAATACTTTTACGAAAAAGAACTTGAGGTAAATCCATCTCTTCAGGGGAAAATAGTTGTCAGAATAACGATTTCCGAGGAAGGATTCGTGTCAAACGTTTCCCTGGTCAGCAGTACCCTCGGTTCGCCATCGCTTGAGCAGCAGATAATATCTGCTATAAGCGGATGGAGCTTTGGAGCGATCGACCCTGGAGGAGGTTCGTTTACTTTCACAGTACCTTTCAATTTCTACAGTCAGTGA
- a CDS encoding MotA/TolQ/ExbB proton channel family protein: protein MAFIQFYKNGGWAMHFISLVALVALGLIVERIIFLFKSSINADNFLRNVTKKLRDGDYNGAIRYCDSMGKPLSKIIGAGLRNYKGDIREMQNAVDEVGLAEIPRINRRLNYLPVLAQVATLLGLLGTIAGLLKSFGALLTASASTRTLELIQGISVALNTTFFGLTVAIPLMLIHSFLQSKADGIVDDIDEYSVRIMNMLQDIKKD from the coding sequence ATGGCTTTCATCCAATTTTATAAGAATGGCGGATGGGCTATGCACTTTATTTCTCTTGTGGCATTAGTCGCGCTCGGACTGATAGTCGAAAGAATAATATTTCTTTTCAAATCGAGTATTAACGCCGATAATTTTTTACGTAACGTGACAAAGAAACTCAGGGACGGAGATTACAACGGAGCGATAAGGTACTGCGATTCAATGGGCAAACCTCTTTCAAAAATTATCGGAGCCGGATTGAGAAATTACAAAGGCGATATCAGAGAAATGCAAAACGCGGTCGATGAAGTCGGTCTCGCGGAAATCCCCAGGATCAACAGAAGGCTGAACTACCTTCCTGTTCTCGCTCAAGTGGCGACCCTTTTGGGGCTTTTGGGAACGATAGCCGGACTTTTAAAATCATTCGGCGCGTTGTTGACGGCAAGTGCTTCTACGAGAACTCTCGAACTTATTCAAGGTATTTCCGTCGCTCTGAACACCACGTTTTTCGGCTTGACAGTCGCCATTCCATTGATGCTGATCCATTCTTTTTTACAGTCAAAAGCGGATGGAATAGTCGACGACATTGATGAATACTCCGTGAGAATAATGAATATGTTGCAGGATATAAAAAAGGACTGA
- a CDS encoding biopolymer transporter ExbD, which yields MNQDGQDNKEKTFKWFPKPPTKRKMMFRKSISNLKSSNASKGPKAQRETPVLQLTSLIDMFTIILIFLLLNFSTDPNQSPPPMDVNLPSIITEEELDEKPMVGINVVTANSYSITLDQTSIIQSAQGMPVKTDTFIPLLLDKLRETYEIAIQTAEINQIDPDSVRVIIQADSLVSYNLITQIVNTCTMAGYKKVSVMVLAPKF from the coding sequence ATGAATCAAGACGGTCAAGACAACAAAGAGAAAACTTTTAAATGGTTCCCGAAACCCCCGACAAAAAGAAAGATGATGTTCAGAAAATCAATATCGAATTTGAAATCATCAAACGCTTCAAAAGGACCTAAAGCTCAAAGAGAAACTCCTGTTCTTCAATTGACATCGCTTATAGATATGTTCACGATTATCCTGATCTTTCTTCTTCTGAATTTCTCCACCGATCCGAATCAAAGCCCTCCGCCTATGGATGTCAACCTTCCGTCCATTATCACAGAAGAGGAGCTCGACGAAAAACCCATGGTCGGAATCAACGTCGTGACGGCAAACAGCTATTCGATAACTCTAGACCAGACTTCAATAATACAGTCAGCCCAAGGGATGCCGGTAAAAACAGATACTTTTATCCCTTTACTACTGGACAAATTGAGAGAGACTTACGAAATAGCAATTCAGACCGCTGAAATAAACCAGATTGACCCTGATTCCGTTAGGGTCATAATTCAGGCGGACAGCCTTGTCAGTTATAATTTAATCACTCAAATTGTCAATACGTGCACAATGGCAGGCTACAAAAAAGTTTCTGTCATGGTTTTAGCGCCTAAATTCTGA
- a CDS encoding tetratricopeptide repeat protein, with the protein MNSKQIFSPLIFVSVLILFSCGPGRLDPESELLRLESERAELEDLQEEYMDATVLYLENLIGLYPNNPFGADAALRLAEIYRIRAKNEYENKIDEWIDRGFTGSEPFPVYDKAKNAYLQVINKYEGIDTVSAIESYYALASILEEEGNLDSASIMYRKLVERYPGSSRVPAACFRLGLYYFNFRHEGFGKIDLAIDYFRKVLEYPNDPNYDKAIYMIGWLNRVVSPDSIPASITHFLFLLEMSEEEGKTELADEAVMYLGFDFSELPNGIVRLQRVLTELSEMPKGDEIVLKLAETFKDKVDYSKAIEAYNTYLSMYPRSPKAPFVLRDLASLYAEVGDMTLADATMDRLVENYGADWQTNLSSSGDSSQISSTDSLIREAMLYTAGIHHRKALQEGTYEEWATAAQRYANFMEQYPEDPEVYGLRFAYAEANYEMGKFLEAAKSYSMVALDETNDTLALTAAYEAVTSINQWYSQDSASSERQDSMIAAATRYMEIWDNKPGTEVSDPVNISMSIGKILYEAQRYEEAMYWYKKVVEDFPTSEASASASAMVAQTYYNLGDLSSSETWFLKAASQSSDTTLMRQAAIIAFQSASNTTETDTMKAVSFLEVHSKYSDREEGRKALFNAGVIFFNAGNETRAVQVFNSYIRNYDYLEDSLLYSAYMNVSNIAISRAERADSSGTESRSLWNEAAMALESFIAKYPASEGTREAVFWTGKAFFGAKNFADAQIAFGRIAEGTSFSEEIHYQALHRQAMSLDSLGLQSDADNVRRRVLKDYLEGGAAAGITPYEIEMDMVDVVQYDFEKVKGTQLYWPIDNSFPPYDTDMKIIADYLTRIASLKVGLSTIASLYLLGQCNEDYARAFREAEYDPAWTEEEQIYFQEQLEQQALPYEDASAQFYNAAKVTAEGNGLIDNVWYRQTLEALENLKNFRPDLFPEELYDNINEVEHENVLQDSTPQ; encoded by the coding sequence ATGAATTCGAAACAGATTTTTTCGCCCTTAATTTTTGTTTCGGTTTTGATCTTGTTTTCATGCGGCCCGGGAAGGCTCGATCCAGAGTCAGAATTGTTGCGACTGGAGAGTGAGAGAGCTGAACTTGAAGACCTTCAAGAAGAGTATATGGACGCAACGGTTCTATATTTGGAAAACTTAATCGGTCTATATCCTAACAATCCTTTTGGAGCTGATGCCGCGCTGAGACTTGCTGAGATATACAGGATCAGAGCCAAAAACGAGTATGAAAATAAAATTGACGAATGGATTGACAGGGGTTTTACAGGGTCTGAACCTTTTCCGGTTTACGATAAGGCGAAAAATGCGTACCTTCAGGTCATAAACAAATACGAGGGAATAGACACAGTTTCAGCGATAGAATCTTATTACGCTCTCGCTTCTATCCTCGAAGAAGAGGGGAATTTGGATTCGGCCAGTATAATGTACAGAAAGCTTGTCGAGAGATACCCCGGAAGCTCGAGAGTACCCGCGGCTTGTTTCAGGCTGGGGCTTTACTATTTCAATTTCCGTCATGAAGGTTTCGGTAAAATTGACTTGGCCATAGATTATTTCAGGAAAGTTCTCGAATACCCGAATGACCCCAACTACGATAAAGCTATTTACATGATCGGCTGGCTTAACAGGGTAGTCAGTCCGGATTCAATACCAGCTTCCATTACGCATTTTTTGTTTTTGCTCGAGATGTCCGAGGAAGAGGGCAAAACAGAGCTCGCCGATGAAGCCGTCATGTATCTCGGTTTTGATTTTTCGGAATTGCCCAACGGTATTGTGAGGTTGCAGCGGGTTTTGACAGAGCTTTCGGAGATGCCCAAAGGCGACGAAATTGTCCTGAAACTTGCCGAAACTTTTAAGGATAAGGTTGATTACAGCAAGGCGATAGAAGCTTACAACACATATCTGAGCATGTATCCGAGAAGCCCTAAAGCTCCATTTGTTCTAAGGGACCTCGCTTCTCTCTACGCGGAAGTCGGCGATATGACTCTTGCGGACGCAACAATGGACAGGCTCGTTGAAAACTACGGTGCTGATTGGCAGACTAATCTGTCCAGCAGCGGAGACTCGTCTCAAATCTCTTCAACCGATTCCCTGATAAGAGAAGCTATGTTGTACACTGCGGGTATACACCACAGAAAAGCCCTTCAGGAGGGTACGTACGAAGAATGGGCTACGGCGGCGCAGAGGTACGCTAATTTCATGGAACAGTATCCTGAAGATCCCGAGGTTTACGGGCTTCGATTTGCCTATGCCGAAGCAAATTATGAAATGGGAAAATTTCTCGAAGCTGCTAAAAGTTACTCTATGGTAGCCCTGGATGAGACAAACGACACTTTGGCTTTGACGGCGGCTTACGAAGCGGTGACCTCTATTAACCAGTGGTATTCGCAGGACAGCGCTTCATCGGAGAGGCAGGACAGCATGATCGCCGCCGCGACAAGATACATGGAAATATGGGACAATAAGCCAGGGACAGAAGTTTCTGACCCTGTCAACATTTCGATGTCGATAGGGAAAATTTTATACGAAGCCCAAAGATACGAAGAAGCGATGTATTGGTACAAAAAAGTCGTAGAAGATTTTCCGACGTCTGAAGCCTCGGCTTCAGCTTCGGCTATGGTCGCTCAGACCTATTACAACCTTGGAGATTTGTCTTCATCTGAAACCTGGTTTTTGAAAGCCGCTTCCCAATCAAGCGATACCACTCTGATGAGGCAGGCGGCAATAATAGCTTTTCAATCGGCATCAAACACCACCGAAACAGACACTATGAAAGCCGTGTCTTTTTTAGAAGTCCACTCAAAATACTCCGACCGTGAAGAAGGCAGAAAAGCTCTATTCAACGCCGGCGTTATATTTTTCAACGCCGGAAACGAAACGAGAGCTGTCCAGGTTTTCAATTCCTACATAAGAAATTATGATTATCTCGAAGACAGCCTTCTGTATTCTGCTTACATGAATGTATCGAACATAGCGATATCCCGCGCGGAGAGAGCCGACAGCTCGGGCACCGAAAGCAGAAGCCTCTGGAATGAAGCGGCGATGGCTTTGGAATCATTTATCGCGAAGTATCCGGCTTCGGAAGGGACAAGAGAAGCAGTTTTTTGGACAGGCAAGGCATTTTTCGGAGCTAAAAATTTTGCTGATGCCCAAATCGCATTCGGAAGAATTGCCGAGGGAACTTCTTTTTCCGAAGAGATCCACTATCAAGCACTACACAGGCAGGCGATGTCTTTGGACAGCCTCGGACTCCAATCGGACGCGGACAATGTGAGGAGAAGGGTATTAAAGGATTATCTTGAAGGAGGAGCTGCCGCAGGAATTACTCCTTACGAGATAGAGATGGATATGGTAGATGTCGTCCAATACGATTTCGAAAAAGTTAAAGGAACCCAGCTTTACTGGCCTATAGATAACTCTTTTCCTCCATACGATACCGATATGAAAATAATCGCCGATTATCTGACGAGGATAGCCAGCCTTAAAGTCGGACTATCAACTATTGCTTCGCTATACCTTCTCGGTCAGTGCAACGAGGACTACGCGAGAGCATTCAGAGAGGCGGAGTACGATCCTGCTTGGACAGAAGAAGAACAGATTTATTTTCAAGAACAACTCGAACAGCAGGCTCTGCCCTATGAAGACGCTTCCGCTCAATTTTACAATGCCGCTAAAGTCACGGCTGAGGGCAATGGTCTGATAGACAATGTCTGGTATAGGCAGACTTTGGAAGCACTGGAAAATCTGAAAAATTTCAGACCGGATTTGTTTCCCGAAGAACTGTATGATAATATTAACGAAGTCGAACATGAGAATGTTCTGCAGGATTCAACACCTCAATGA
- a CDS encoding response regulator: protein MQSKIRIIIAEDDPHLMKVMSDVFDNRKYEIIREENGSEALTRLLKEDFHAAILDDQMPGTKGRNICKRLRAEQKRRSIPIVLLTATTNPAERIEGYKLGADVCLSKPTNEQELLSIVENLCSQRYDSEFMLNSIDGFGGKIESFPVVDLLQFMEMGAKTGSLELRSSEKNASVFFEKGIIVHSESGRLRGSNAIYHIIGWQEGTFVYSPDKLPTEKTIRENLSHLLLEGIRLMDEEARDNTAVKELTQALLQVETTQESKVLKKMEDLSKKIALGEKRIFEILVIDLWKDGRKEMLDFFIENILKYIGRDLPVSKKDSAISSFAKLDVMKDFSIDIVVSSGKRKFNLLWQVFLEQANALVVFIDPTDEESRNDGIEIARRFNSYRSQIPCTIVSPVGQRAAGLPFENPKWFAVPEYNLVNLEEIFQFIFDFTQEHFLDEIEMRR from the coding sequence ATGCAAAGCAAAATCAGAATTATAATTGCCGAAGACGACCCTCATTTGATGAAAGTTATGAGTGATGTATTCGACAACAGGAAATATGAAATAATAAGAGAAGAAAACGGATCTGAGGCTTTAACAAGACTGCTCAAAGAGGATTTTCACGCCGCCATCCTGGATGATCAAATGCCCGGAACAAAAGGAAGAAATATTTGTAAAAGGTTGAGGGCGGAGCAGAAAAGAAGATCTATACCCATTGTTTTGCTGACCGCGACGACTAACCCCGCCGAGAGAATTGAAGGTTACAAATTAGGAGCCGATGTTTGCCTTTCCAAACCCACAAACGAACAGGAACTGCTCTCAATAGTCGAAAACCTTTGCTCTCAGAGATACGACAGCGAATTCATGCTCAACAGCATTGATGGTTTTGGTGGGAAAATCGAGAGTTTTCCGGTTGTAGATCTTTTACAATTTATGGAAATGGGAGCCAAAACCGGTTCTTTAGAATTAAGAAGCTCTGAAAAGAACGCATCGGTATTTTTTGAAAAAGGAATAATTGTTCATTCTGAATCCGGAAGACTCAGGGGAAGTAACGCAATATACCATATAATAGGATGGCAGGAAGGAACTTTTGTCTATTCTCCTGATAAGCTGCCGACAGAAAAGACAATAAGAGAAAATTTGTCGCACCTTCTCCTTGAAGGCATCAGGCTGATGGACGAAGAAGCTAGAGACAACACCGCTGTCAAAGAACTCACGCAAGCTCTTTTGCAAGTTGAGACTACCCAAGAATCCAAAGTGCTGAAAAAGATGGAGGATCTTTCCAAAAAAATCGCTCTCGGAGAAAAAAGGATATTTGAGATTTTGGTTATCGACCTGTGGAAAGACGGCAGGAAAGAAATGCTCGATTTTTTTATCGAAAACATTCTCAAATACATTGGCAGGGACCTCCCAGTTTCCAAAAAGGACAGTGCGATTTCAAGTTTTGCAAAGTTGGACGTCATGAAGGATTTTTCAATAGATATCGTGGTCAGCAGCGGGAAAAGGAAATTTAACCTGCTTTGGCAAGTATTTCTCGAGCAGGCTAATGCCCTTGTCGTTTTTATAGATCCCACAGACGAGGAATCCAGAAATGACGGTATAGAAATTGCGAGAAGATTCAACAGTTATCGATCTCAAATTCCCTGCACAATAGTTTCTCCCGTAGGGCAGAGAGCGGCCGGATTGCCTTTTGAAAATCCAAAATGGTTCGCTGTCCCCGAATACAACTTGGTGAACCTTGAAGAGATATTTCAATTCATTTTTGATTTTACCCAGGAGCACTTCCTCGACGAAATTGAAATGAGAAGATGA
- a CDS encoding asparaginase, with product MKKIFIVATGGTIQMKKEADRGIVPSFFGEDVFKGFDLPQDDFKLEFDEFSNVPSPWITPEDMMRISNRIKSLALNCDGIIITHGTDTLEETAFFLSLTYEGDVPVVLTAAMRAAPDLGIDGPRNIFDSVKVVLNHSSRKRGVMVVINNSIFSPRDVVKVSTSNLAAFTSPEHGLMGTIDEKVIFFSRTTDREYIPTKGPVIPVDIIPTYSGSDGRFIKESVNSGARGIVLEALGRGNVPPSMIEGISQAIFKGIPVVVSTKVQNGRVAPTYGYDGGGKHLAGLGCFFAGNLRANKARIKLMLALGSEEKKMEGYFEKHT from the coding sequence ATGAAAAAAATTTTCATTGTGGCGACGGGCGGCACTATTCAGATGAAAAAAGAAGCAGACCGCGGAATTGTCCCTTCTTTTTTCGGAGAAGATGTTTTCAAAGGATTTGATCTGCCACAAGATGATTTCAAACTCGAATTCGACGAATTTTCAAATGTCCCAAGCCCCTGGATAACTCCTGAAGACATGATGAGAATATCCAACAGAATAAAATCTCTCGCCCTCAATTGTGATGGCATAATCATAACTCACGGAACCGACACTCTGGAAGAAACCGCTTTCTTTCTATCATTGACCTACGAAGGGGATGTTCCAGTCGTTTTGACAGCAGCCATGAGAGCGGCTCCGGATTTGGGAATAGATGGACCGAGAAACATATTTGATTCGGTGAAAGTTGTTTTAAACCATTCTTCTCGTAAAAGAGGCGTTATGGTTGTAATCAACAACAGTATTTTTTCTCCAAGGGATGTGGTAAAAGTTTCAACGTCAAATTTAGCTGCTTTTACTTCCCCCGAACATGGATTGATGGGTACTATAGACGAAAAAGTCATATTTTTTTCCCGGACGACTGACAGAGAATATATCCCGACAAAAGGGCCTGTCATCCCCGTGGATATCATACCTACTTACTCGGGATCTGACGGAAGATTCATTAAAGAGTCCGTGAATTCAGGGGCAAGGGGAATAGTTTTGGAGGCTTTGGGAAGAGGGAATGTCCCGCCGTCCATGATCGAAGGCATCTCCCAAGCTATCTTTAAAGGTATTCCGGTGGTAGTTTCCACAAAGGTTCAAAACGGCAGAGTCGCGCCGACTTACGGGTATGATGGAGGAGGCAAGCATCTTGCCGGATTAGGTTGTTTTTTCGCGGGAAATTTAAGGGCTAACAAGGCGAGAATAAAACTGATGCTTGCTCTCGGATCTGAAGAAAAAAAAATGGAGGGTTATTTTGAAAAGCATACTTAA
- a CDS encoding DUF58 domain-containing protein codes for MEKKVTTNHLGIPEYLLKETSLNIVAKMVVEGLFSGLHRSSYKGFSVEFSQHRKYCQGDDAKRIDWRATCRRDKTVIKEFEDRTNLQAYVVLDASASMDYGSNWIQKSEYAKILCASIIYLLTRQRDMVGFVSFTDKIDKIVLPGATGLHVRRLFGIIERTEFSGETSVHKTLFELGERIKKRSMIIIVSDLLGESREFMKPLKGLRYKKNEVVVFWVRDPKEIRYGFKEDLTFLDPENKLKRVNTEHSKTKKSYDDRMKGFEDFLFEETRKNSIFFIDARTDTDIGDLLLRFVAKRSKIL; via the coding sequence ATGGAAAAAAAAGTAACAACCAACCATCTGGGAATTCCTGAATACCTTCTCAAGGAGACTTCTTTGAATATCGTCGCGAAAATGGTCGTAGAAGGCCTTTTCAGCGGATTGCACAGAAGCAGTTACAAGGGATTTTCAGTTGAATTTTCCCAGCACAGAAAATATTGCCAGGGCGACGATGCCAAAAGAATAGACTGGAGAGCGACTTGCAGAAGGGATAAAACAGTTATCAAAGAGTTTGAAGATAGAACAAACCTGCAAGCTTATGTTGTTTTGGATGCTTCAGCATCGATGGATTATGGCAGCAACTGGATTCAAAAATCGGAATACGCAAAAATTTTGTGTGCTTCTATCATATACCTTCTGACAAGACAGAGAGACATGGTGGGTTTCGTTTCGTTTACAGACAAAATTGATAAAATTGTTTTGCCTGGCGCGACGGGTCTCCATGTGAGAAGGCTTTTCGGAATTATTGAAAGGACGGAATTTTCGGGTGAAACAAGCGTTCACAAAACACTTTTTGAATTAGGGGAGAGGATAAAAAAAAGAAGTATGATAATCATAGTATCCGATCTTCTCGGCGAGAGCAGGGAATTCATGAAACCCCTAAAGGGTTTAAGATACAAGAAAAACGAAGTAGTAGTTTTCTGGGTGAGAGATCCAAAGGAGATAAGATATGGATTTAAAGAAGATCTAACCTTTTTGGACCCAGAAAATAAACTAAAAAGAGTAAACACTGAACATTCAAAGACCAAGAAAAGTTACGATGACAGAATGAAGGGCTTTGAGGACTTTTTGTTTGAAGAGACAAGGAAAAACAGCATTTTCTTTATTGATGCGAGAACTGACACGGATATCGGAGATTTGCTCTTAAGGTTCGTCGCAAAGAGGAGTAAAATACTGTAG